A DNA window from Rhizobium acidisoli contains the following coding sequences:
- a CDS encoding LacI family DNA-binding transcriptional regulator yields the protein MERKVNLKDVARDADVSLSTASHALNGTAPLTVEVRERVLDSAKRLGYLDRRRKKATIAALRVLLLAIPGDAAPESDLNLVSWTILNGLRKECERRGIRIVPFVSTGRRIDGAEVKQIALSERADGIVVLNDDQPELIRSLSSPDMPVVIVNGEDPAMLVDTVTPENRFGARLGIEHLLALGHRRILHLTWKGRTTIQRRYDGFSDAYFAAQLRVPEDMIVEAEGYEPRHGEAAIKALLDRDPTMNGATAVFCAADNLALGCLKALADRDIRVPEAISVLGFDDIVPGEFSRPPLSTVSVPTDKLGAAALALIEQRLIANDPQRPAHRLELGCHLVLRGSIAPPR from the coding sequence GTGGAACGCAAAGTCAATCTCAAGGATGTCGCGCGCGACGCTGATGTATCGCTGAGCACCGCCTCGCACGCGCTGAACGGAACCGCGCCGCTGACGGTCGAAGTGCGCGAAAGGGTCCTGGATTCGGCCAAACGTTTGGGCTATCTCGACCGCCGCAGGAAGAAAGCAACGATCGCGGCACTGCGCGTCCTGCTTCTCGCTATTCCGGGCGATGCGGCGCCGGAGAGCGACCTCAATCTGGTGAGCTGGACGATCCTCAACGGTCTCAGGAAAGAATGCGAGCGTCGCGGCATCCGGATCGTGCCTTTCGTCAGCACCGGCCGGCGCATCGACGGCGCTGAGGTCAAACAGATCGCGCTTTCGGAACGCGCCGACGGTATCGTCGTCCTGAACGACGACCAGCCGGAACTCATCCGCAGTCTCTCCTCCCCTGACATGCCTGTTGTCATCGTCAACGGCGAGGATCCGGCCATGCTGGTCGATACTGTGACACCGGAAAACCGCTTCGGGGCGCGGCTTGGCATCGAGCACCTGCTGGCCCTCGGACATCGCCGCATCCTGCACCTGACCTGGAAAGGCCGCACGACAATCCAGCGCAGATATGACGGCTTTTCCGATGCCTATTTCGCCGCGCAGCTTCGCGTGCCCGAAGACATGATCGTCGAGGCAGAAGGATATGAGCCTCGTCACGGCGAGGCTGCCATCAAAGCGCTGCTCGATCGCGATCCGACGATGAACGGCGCCACCGCCGTCTTCTGCGCCGCCGACAATCTGGCGCTCGGCTGCCTGAAGGCATTGGCCGATCGCGACATACGCGTGCCCGAAGCGATCTCCGTGCTGGGCTTCGACGATATCGTCCCCGGCGAGTTCAGCCGCCCGCCTCTTTCAACGGTCAGCGTTCCCACCGACAAGCTCGGCGCTGCCGCCTTGGCGCTCATCGAACAGAGGTTGATCGCCAACG
- a CDS encoding TetR/AcrR family transcriptional regulator: MADQKKLTRAQQKALRPIQILDAAFEEFVKCGFSGTRVEDIADRVGVTKGTVYVYFETKEKLFEAMINHFSVPFQELVAIADRLSGSATDRLMSILGLFYEQIPEDRATRELTRLVISEGQRFPDLIDRHHDQFIAPIIAKIDALILEGVASGEFRPIPVEFSDIVVAPILTTTVLRLIFDDRRVPTPNKEAFLRTYFDLLFNGLLAKPL; the protein is encoded by the coding sequence ATGGCAGATCAGAAGAAGCTCACACGCGCGCAACAGAAGGCGCTGCGGCCCATCCAAATTCTGGATGCCGCCTTCGAGGAATTCGTCAAATGCGGCTTTTCCGGAACACGCGTCGAAGACATCGCCGACAGGGTCGGCGTCACCAAAGGCACGGTCTACGTCTACTTCGAAACCAAGGAAAAGCTTTTCGAAGCCATGATCAACCACTTCTCCGTGCCCTTTCAGGAACTGGTCGCAATCGCCGATCGGCTGAGCGGCAGCGCTACGGACAGGCTGATGTCCATTCTCGGTCTCTTCTACGAGCAAATTCCCGAGGACCGCGCGACGCGGGAATTGACACGGCTGGTCATTTCGGAGGGGCAGCGTTTCCCCGACCTGATCGATCGCCACCACGATCAGTTCATTGCGCCGATCATCGCCAAGATCGACGCCCTCATCCTGGAGGGAGTCGCGTCGGGCGAGTTTCGTCCAATTCCGGTGGAATTCTCCGACATCGTGGTCGCGCCTATCCTGACGACCACAGTTCTGCGGCTGATCTTCGATGACCGCCGCGTGCCCACTCCCAATAAGGAGGCCTTCCTGCGGACCTATTTCGACCTGCTGTTCAACGGCCTGCTCGCCAAGCCTCTGTGA